In Oncorhynchus mykiss isolate Arlee chromosome 1, USDA_OmykA_1.1, whole genome shotgun sequence, the following proteins share a genomic window:
- the LOC110529992 gene encoding tetraspanin-14 — translation MHYYRYENEEVSCCYKYLMFSYNIIFWLAGAAFIAIGFWAWSEKGVLLDLTQVTRLHGFDPVWLVLAVGAITFILGFAGCVGALRENICLLKFFSGVIGFIFFLELTAAVLAFVFQDNVREWINDFFLSNVKAYREDIDLQNLIDSLQKMNHCCGAKEPDDWNLNLYFNCTVNNPSRERCGVPFSCCLSDPADTVLNTQCGYDVRKGPKGVWSNAIYVKGCIPALEEWLPRNIYIIAGVFIVISVLQMMGIFFARTLIGDIEKVKFNYY, via the exons ATGCACTACTATCGTTATGAAAATGAAGAGGTCAGCTGCTGCTACAAGTACCTCATGTTTAGCTACAACATAATATTTTGG CTGGCTGGAGCAGCATTCATTGCCATTGGGTTCTGGGCCTGGAGTGAGAAG GGTGTGCTGTTGGACCTGACCCAGGTGACACGGCTGCATGGCTTTGACCCTGTGTGGCTGGTGCTGGCTGTGGGAGCGATCACTTTCATCCTGGGCTTTGCAGGATGTGTAGGTGCACTCAGGGAGAACATTTGCCTCCTCAAATTT TTCTCAGGGGTCATCGGGTTCATCTTCTTCCTGGAGCTGACGGCAGCCGTGCTGGCGTTCGTCTTTCAGGACAACGTCAGGGAGTGGATCAATGACTTCTTCCTGTCCAACGTCAAGGCCTACAGGGAGGACATCGACCTGCAGAACCTGATCGACTCCCTGCAAAAGatg AACCACTGCTGCGGAGCCAAGGAGCCTGATGACTGGAACCTGAATCTTTACTTCAACTGCACCGTCAACAACCCCAGCAGAGAGAGGTGTGGAGTGCCCTTCTCCTGCTGCCTCAGTGACCCTGCA gACACCGTTTTAAACACCCAGTGTGGATATGATGTCCGTAAAGGTCCAAAG GGGGTCTGGAGTAACGCCATTTACGTCAAGGGCTGCATCCCAGCCTTGGAGGAGTGGCTGCCTCGGAATATCTATATAATAGCTGGAGTATTCATCGTTATATCTGTACTCCAG ATGATGGGCATCTTCTTTGCTCGGACACTGATCGGAGACATTGAGAAGGTCAAGTTTAACTACTACTGA